tgcgGTTACAAGCGGGGAAATTGCGAAGATTGGACAAAATTGCAGGGCCGCACCTAATTTGTGGGGCTCGGTTGAATTAGCGCAATAGCAACATCCTGGAGAGACTGAAAACTACACAAATAAACGAGTGACGAAGGACTTTGACGCAGGCATTTTTACCCCGCTGGAAGTCCTCTTTTATGTCGGTCTGTTGTGGCTACCTTGCCAATACCAGGCCTCAGAAGTCCTCTACTGAGTCACAGTGAGGAGAAAAAATAGTCAGGCTTCCTGTTTATATTTCCATGCTGGCAACGGGGAAATGTGGAGGCCAGACATACGTGTGCAATAACGACAGAAGGACACTGTCATCATGTCCACTGTTTTAGTCACGACATTGACAGATTGAATAACTTTTGTCTTCCCAGAAGAGTCGATGCAAAAGAGGGTGGCCTGCCCAAGTGTGCCAACACTTTGACTTGAGGTGCTGCCAGTAGAGCAGAGACGTGTGCACGTCAAGGAAAGCCCATTAGACCTGAGGCTTGTTGGCTCTTACTTAACTTTCATAATACAAGCTGTCAAGTCCAAACATGTTCCAGCACCACTGGAATGGAAAGAAAAACCCTCACAGTCGCGTGTCTTCCAGCAATTTGGCAAGCACACTCTTCATAGATAgtttcccttttttttgtttattttcagaaTCTTCTTTTATGCAGCTGGCCTGGAATGTGTGATGCACCTCTCTCTGCGTTGAGGTCATTACACGCTTGTCTCTAATCCACGCCTCTCAGAGGGGATCAATGAAAAAAACAAAGAGGGCTTCCATCGAAACattaaaaagaagagaaaaagtaGAAGAGCAATTTGAAACACCTATGTTGTCACCTATGAAACAAAAGATTGAAATTTAGACTTTAAAACACTGACTGTTTTTTCAATGCAATTTAACGGTGAAGAATAACCGTCCACCGCATTCTtagttttatttgtgtgtggcccaTGTTGGAAAATGTTTGACAACCACTAGCCCAAGCCTTTTGTTCTGAGgaactttaaaggggtcatattatgatttgtttccCTCCattcaaacacttccttgtggtctacataacatgtaatggtggtccttGGATCTTGTttaacagaccatcttcaaaccgtTTTCTgaccggtcttatttacgtgctgaAAACCTCCTTCAGGCCATGCCCCCCCTTCCATCgcattttgtagtttttagctcTTCCATATCAAGACTACTGACAGATTTGAGTGAGAAATATACGCTACGTTTTTAGAAAATGGCAACAGCAGGGATGCACGTAcacgtacgagccagtctgccccacaacaagaggacaaaGAAAATTAAGGAATTTACTGACTGCAACTTTGAGCTACAACTGAATGGTGGTCACGGGCAAAGCTTGTCAGGTTAACTTCTACCATATATGGCAACATTCCCTGGCGTGACCAAGAAAGAATATGTTACTgaagtcccaaattccaaacgtTACATTTAGAGCAAATTTTTAAGAAGGCGGGATAGTTTTGTAAATATCTCTACCATGCCTCATTGGTTTGATTTCAAAACTTCTGGCCCCATTAaggatacttgccaaccctcccggattttccgggagactcccgaaattcagcgcctctcccgaaaacctcccgggacaaattttctcccgaaaatctcccgaaattcatgcagacctgagtgacgtgtcgacagcctgttttcacgtccgctttcccacaatataaacagcgtggctgcccaatcacgttattactgtagaatgatcgagggcgagttcttggtttcttatgtgggtttattgttaggcagtttcattaacgtcctcccagcgcggcaacaacacacaacaacagcagtcacgttttcgtctaccgtaaagcagttcgtctgccgtaaacagcaatgttgtgacactcttaaacaggacaatactgccatctactgtacatgcatatgtgacaataacatctacggcttttagagagtgcagtgcacaactgcgcacacaacaaggagacgaagcagaatgcatcatgagAGAGGGTGTtctgcatggttagaaaaatagtgacagagaatagaacaattggtatatgagtgttatgtgtgtgtatatgtgtaaataaatgaacactgaaatttaatcaagtatttctcttttatatatatatatatatatatatatatatatatatatatatatatatatataataaaataaatatatatatatatatatatatataataaaataaatatatatataataaaataaatatatatatatatatatatatatatatatagagctagaattcactgaaagtcaagtatttcttatatatatatatataaaataaaataaatatatacatatatatatatatatatatatatatatatataaagagctagaattcactgaaagtcaagtatttcttttatatatatatatatacatatatatatatatatatgaaatacttgacttggtaaattctagctgtaaatatatatgatatattttttcaatagtatttttagacctattttctattgttactTTATTATTCTATTTTATATATACCTGTTTTACTCAGCATGCTGTGCCACTGTCCCATATACTGTACTGCATACTTgttaataatagaatagaatggactttattgtcattatatttgcatataacgagattaaggactccaatttaaggtgcggtagtgggaacaaatatgggataaaaataaattacacaagaagtaataacgataaaactaagaatttaaataaaacatccaataaaaataataagcaatcctgtacaatatacaaaatactgtacaatatacagaacaagacaagagtaccggagtgataacaatcagtgtcggatgtattgtaTGTATAGAACATTATAATGAGGACACATCGCCCTGTAATTTAATGTATTAAGTTCTAAttccacaagcggtagaaaaatagatggatggaagttCTAATTACTTATTTTACTGCGAGCAAAAGTTGAAGTGTCACGTGTGCACCGTTGCAAAGTGTAAGGTGATGCTTAAAAGAGCAGACAAAAACAACTGCATGATGATAGATGGCTCTAGTTTCTCAAGAATTGAAAGAGTAATACATGGATGGCAGCAGGCTGGAACAGACTGGCTTTAAAaaggcacacaaacacatttgtACGTGTATGCAAAGCTTGGTGGAGAATGGGAGGTGCGTGTAGTGCATGGAGAGGGGTGGGGGTGGATGTTCTTTGCCGACAACTCTGCTGTGCAGACACAACAAGCGCTGAAACATTTGAATTAACAGCAGCAGACTAAAGAGGTAAGAACTTTGGAACTGATAacataaaattaactaaaaggttcagcacaatttttagattgtattttttttacattataccATCTTGTTGTTTTTCCCTACAGAGTTAATGTCCCGCTTAGACATTGTTCATAGCCACACTGAGATAATGATAATCACCTCAGCCGTTCTTTACTCAAAACATTACTGTGGTTATACTGAGTCACTCTGCTTGGTTTGTTGCCCTCATAAAACAATTGTTtatgtctttttttatgcatttttaatgGTGATGAAGGAATGAAGGTATTATGTGTTATTTCAGGCTTGTTTATTAAAATGAAGTTTTCCAAGTAGGGagatactatttaaaaaaataataaatgcccTCAGTTCTTCCAGCCTTAAGTATGCGGCCGCAGTGAAAATACTTGAGATATTTTGCAACGTTCCATAGTTGTATAAGAAAGTGCATGGTTGTCGACACAAGATGGTAGTTTCATTGCTTTACGTTGCAGAGCAGCTAAAACTAAACGAAACTAACAAAATACTGTACtagtcttttttgggggggaaggaAGAGGAGAACTACAGACGGAGTTACAAAGTTGGAGTCATTGATGTGTTCAGGTCCACGCATGGTGCGGACAGACAAGGATTAGGCTATTAGGGAAGCCATGCAGCAGAGATTCCACTGAACAACAACCTTGCCTCTTTTTGCCCACACAGCAAGATGGAGGACTACTATTACCATGACGACCAGGACTCCAGCTTCAACGCCAGCTACGACTACAGCTATGACCACTCGGTGTGCGACAAGGAGACTGTGCGTTCGTTCGCCAGTGTCTTCCTCCCGGCCATCTACTCGCTGGCACTGGTGGTGGGCCTGGCGGGGAACGCTCTGGTTGTGGCGGTCTACGCGTCACGCTCTCGACTGCGCACCTTGACAGACGTGTGCATCCTTAACCTGGCCATCTCGGACCTGCTCCTGCTCGTCACGCTGCCGTTCTGGGCGGCTGACGCCGTGCACGGTTGGAGGTTGGGCTCAGCTGCCTGCAAGCTCACCTCATTCCTCTACAGCACCAACTTCAGCTGTGGCATGCTTCTGCTGGCCTGCATCAGCGTGGACCGCTACAGGGCCGTAGCCCAGAGCACGGCAGGGAGGGCCGCTAGGGGCCCCCGCGTACGGAGAAAGTGGCTCGTGGTGTGCTTGGCGTTGTGGGCGGTGGCTAGCTTCCTTGGTCTCCCCGAGTTGGTCTTCTCCACCGTCAAGCACTCCCATCACAGGATATACTGTACGGCTGTGTACCCGCACAGCATGGCCCGACCCGCCAAAGCTACCCTGGAGCTGCTGGAGGTTGGCCTCAGGTTTGTGCTGCCTTTCCTGGTTATGGTGGTCTGCTACTGCTTGTTGGGCCGTGCCCTGGGCCGAGTGGCGGGCATGCAGAGGGAGCGGAAGTGGCGGGCCCTGCGGGTGCTGTTAGCGGTGGTGGCCGTCTTCCTGCTGACTCAGCTTCCTTACAATGTGGTAAAACTATGCAGAGCGCTGGACATCATCTACATGCTAGTGACCGACTGTGAGGTCAGTAAGGGCTTAGATCACGCCCTCCAAGTGACCGAGAGCCTGGCGCTGACCCACGCCTGCATTAACCCGCTCCTCTACGCATTCATCGGTTCCTCCTTCAGGGGACACATCCTCAAAGCTGCCAAGCGTCTCGGTCAGCAACTCGGGCAGCACCCCGAACGAGAGGCCGGCGAGCCAGCGGTAGAGATCGCGCTCACCGCTCGCAATCAAAACCAATCCCAGTCTGGATCCGAGGAACCAGACACAAGCACGTTTACCATGTGAAGTGCACACAGAACTCGCCACAACACTAACTTGAGGAGCGCATTCCAGTGTAGGACACAAAACCTCTAACATGCCGCGACTCCCATGAAACATTCATTTAGATGTTGCTACATTGATATTAGAGGTTATGTAAAATACTCGTTCCCGAGAAACTCAGTAGTTAGGCTAGGGAAAAGATCATCAGATTTAGGAAATCGCAGTTAGGGAGCAAACATCTCTGCTTTTTAGCTACGGACATTGAAGGAGATGGAATGTTGAGAGAGTGACTGAGTCTTTGTAAGCATAGGGTAACCCGAGGGTGTCCAAACACTTTCTGGTGAGGGCTGCAGCCCGAAAAGTCAACACGATGCTCAGTGGCATGTCCAGGCAGTGGCCTACGGTGCCACCACTAGAATCCGATAGGCCACCCAAGGTGCTACCCCGCTTATAGGTGGAACGATTTGAAGCATACGAACGTAGCGTAGTAAGTCAGAGGCCGGTATTCTGTCCACACATATCCTGCGAGTGGCGGTAGTGTGCTTGATCTAGTGATGTGACGAGATGTGCGGAGGCTTCGAGGCGTGTGTCGAGTAATGGAGGGGGCGTTTCGGCTAAGCGCGTGAAGCGAGCCTCGCTGTACCACGTGACCGATTCGGGCCCTGGATAAGCTTTAGCGAGGAGATTCGTCAACAcacaaactcatacttgccaaccctcacggattttccgggagactcccgaaattcagcgcctctcccgaaaacctcccgggacaaattttctcccaaaaatcttccgaaattcaggcggagctggaggccacgcgccctccagctccatgcggacctgagtccgctttcccacaatataaagaacgtctaaggtaaagcagtccgtctgccgtaaacagcaatgttgtgacactcttaaacaggacaatactgccatctagtgcatttgatgaaagcacttttgtgtgtgccacacagcaatgcataatcagagagggtgttcatcatggttagaaagatagtgacagagaatagaacaaggatggacaattcaacccttaactcaacaatgagtagatgagtgttatgtgtgtgtatatgtgtaaataaatgaacactgaaattcaagtatttattttgtttatatatatatatatatatatatatacacatatatgcgtccatccatccatttactaccgcttattcccttcggggtcgcggggatatagatatatatatatatatatatacatatacatatacatatatacatatatatatatatacatacatatatacatatatatatatatatatatacatatatatatatacatatatatatatacatacatatatacatatatatatatatatatatacatatatatatatacatatatatatacatatatacatatatatatatatatatatatatatatatatatacacatacatacatacatatatatatatatatatacatatacatatacatatatatacatatacatatacatatatatacacatatatatatatatatatatatatatacatatatatacacatatatatatatatatatatatatatatatatatatatatatatatatatatatatatatatatatatatatatatatatatatatatatatatgtatgtgtggggaaaaaaaatcacaagactatttcatctctacaggcctgtttcatgaggggggtttccctcaatcatcaggagattttttttcctgatgattgagggaaccccccctcatgaaacaggcctgtagagatgaaatagtcttgtgattttttttcccacacatacatatattgcgctctactacggtatcgagcactattttttggataaccttattaagacatatatatatatatatatatatatatatatacatatatatatatacatatgaaatacttgacttggtgaattctagctgtaaatatactcctcccctcttaaccacgcccccaaccacgcccctgccccccgcacccaccccccacctcccgaaattggaggtctcaaggttggcaagtatgcacaaacTGGTGAAGCGCCAAAGAAAATCTGGGATTTTGAGAGTTGTGGTCTGTCTGGAATCCGGatagaaaataaagaaatatattttttaagtgccAGTAGAATCGAAGAATACCGATGCATGGTATCAAATTTAATCCAAGACGTTTACCGCTTCATGAACAGTATGAATAGCACAAAATtgaaacaaaacaatatacagtacaggtcaaaagtttggacatactgTACCTTCTCTTCATTCAATGCGTtgcctttattttcatgactatttacattgtagattgtcactgaagacatcaaaactatgaatgaacacatgtggagttatgtacttaacaaaaaaaggtgaaataactgaaaacatgtttaatattctattttcttcaaaatagccaccctttgctctgattactgcctactcttggcattctctccatgagcttcaagcacacctgtgaagtgaaaaccattccaggtgactacctcttgaagctcatcgagagaatgccaagagtgtgcgaaaaagtaatcagagcaaagagtggctattttgaagaaactataatataaaacaagttatttttaagtacataactccacgtgttcattcatagtttagaTGCcgacagtgacaatctacaaggtaaatagtcatgaaaataaagaaatcacattgaaatgagaaggtgtgtccaaacttttggcctgtactgtatatattctaAATGTTATTTTTATCAAAGCAGTAGTCTGGTAGCGTAATGGTCTACGCATCTACCTTTCATGCCACATGGCGTGGGTTCGATTCTCGGCAGCGTTAGATCGCAAatattatataaacattacttttTTATTAAGGTAACACATTCTGTAAGGTACTTATGCTCTTTTAAACAATCACCAGAAATGAACAGCTGGATGATGGAGAGATTGTGTCAAGAAAAAAGTAtcgctttaaataaaaaaattaactaaatctCCCCTGTTCTGTACATCGTTGTCCAAGTTACTTTGTAGTGACATCTTCCTCTTTAAGTCTATAAGTATTTTTCCCAAAAGTGACAGAAAAGATGCCCTATCGTATAATACTACCATGTTGGCAAAATACAAAGCTCAATGCTTTAGGGCGCATAATATTTAATGTCAGCAATTGTCTTACAAGAAGATTCATTCCATACTTGGTGGTGGTATGCTACTATATTAGCTACAGCTGCccttggggtagactgacagttTTATGGGTGCTGTTTCACAATAGTCCGTTATGTTCCCAACCATAAAGAGTGGACGATTAGAGCAGTATATTTGCTCACTTCTACTTTATTGTCAACTTCAGTGCAGTTACAATCCCAGGT
This genomic interval from Nerophis lumbriciformis linkage group LG07, RoL_Nlum_v2.1, whole genome shotgun sequence contains the following:
- the ackr4b gene encoding atypical chemokine receptor 4b; its protein translation is MEDYYYHDDQDSSFNASYDYSYDHSVCDKETVRSFASVFLPAIYSLALVVGLAGNALVVAVYASRSRLRTLTDVCILNLAISDLLLLVTLPFWAADAVHGWRLGSAACKLTSFLYSTNFSCGMLLLACISVDRYRAVAQSTAGRAARGPRVRRKWLVVCLALWAVASFLGLPELVFSTVKHSHHRIYCTAVYPHSMARPAKATLELLEVGLRFVLPFLVMVVCYCLLGRALGRVAGMQRERKWRALRVLLAVVAVFLLTQLPYNVVKLCRALDIIYMLVTDCEVSKGLDHALQVTESLALTHACINPLLYAFIGSSFRGHILKAAKRLGQQLGQHPEREAGEPAVEIALTARNQNQSQSGSEEPDTSTFTM